The Alnus glutinosa chromosome 8, dhAlnGlut1.1, whole genome shotgun sequence DNA segment TGGGTGAAATGTACaactttttttgggggggaaagTATAAAGTGCGAAgaacttataaaaaagaaaagaaaagaaagagtaatgctatattaATACATTGTCATACGATTGTCATATAACTTGTTGtgaatagtaaaaattaatcattggattagcaaatgtaatatatatatatatatatatatatatatatatatattagatgttgatttttactgccacgtCATCCAAGTTGTATAGCAGTCTACTACTCTATCCAAAAGCATACATATTCTTATATGGTACATGATTTAGTATGCTTTTAAGGATTCCTAGCCATTTTAGTAGCAACAAAGCAACATCGAAAACTTTCTTATTAAGGATTTTCACATTTAgaatttgcatatatatatatatatatttgtgtgtgtgtactgTTTTATTTAATCGCTCAAAAAATTTCGAACTGTTTCCACTTTCACATTTAATTCTGAGGTGTGTCTCGCATGAAATCTACTCTTTTCCCATGATAATTGCTTCCCATTGCCATTTCCAAGGAGGCAAAATCTCCTGCATGTGTCTTTTGGCATCAATATGTACATCTGCTTAATAAGTTCCATTTGAGAAAGCTCTAAATCGTTTTATTCAGTACTGTTTCACTTCTTCATACAAGTTcaaaaaacagaacaaaaaacAGGCAAAGACAATGATGATCAGGCCTTTGCAAACAAGcaacaacaagaataatgaaGCATCTTAAAGCAAGATGAAACCACTCTTTCAGCCACCGAATTTGATCGATCTTCTTGGGTTTGTGATCTACACGTAGGGAACAGGTATCCTCTGCGTTTCAGGGCCTGCTACCATATCTTCCCAAAGCAGATTCGAGAACTCCATTGTCAATTCCCCCACCTTCCCTGTTAGGAAATACCAAAAATATATCAGAATTCCTTAGATAACGTCTCAGTCATCAGTAACATTGTTGATCAAACACAACAACAGctaactttttttcaattttctttttgtttgattctATTCTTAATAGTTGATCTTACACCCATTAGCTATCCTTCATAATTTCTTACCGTCTCCAATGGGTTGTTCATCCCACATGATGATTGGCAATATAGGCCGTGAGCTTCCAACAAACATCATTTCAGCAGCACCTTTGGCTTCCTCCACTGTTAAATTTGCAGTTCTCATGCCTTTTAGACGCCCTTGATCAACCAACTTGGGGACAAGTTCTATGAGCCTTTTCACAGTGCACCCAGTGAGGATCTTATCAAAGAAAGGCAAAAGAAGCTCCTTATCATGGTTTATAAAAGCAACATTCATATTTGGACCTTCAGCAATATAACCTTCCTCATCAACCCAAATGGAAGCAGATGCTCCCTTCTCCTCAGCTTCCATCTTTGCAAGCACATTTGGAAGGTAGTTTACATTCTTCATTGTTGCAAATTGAGGCGGCTTCATGGGGACAGTGGATGTTATCACTTTAACCCCTTCTTTGCACTGAGAGAAGTTGTCATCTATGACTACAGCATAGAATGCTGATGTTGGGCATGCCGTAGGTGAGAGCAAGAAATCCCCAGGGCCCGTACTTAACCAGTATCTCAGAGATCCTTTCTTGCACTGAGATGCTGCACTCAGCTGAACAAGAACGCTTCGAAGAGCTGAGCGAGGGAATGGAGAGGAGATCTTTGCTTTTGAAGCTGATCTGAGGAAACGGTCCAAGTGAACATCCAGCTCATAAAGGTATCTGCCggaatcaaataaatcatcaattaCAGCCCCAACTGTACACACATGGGAATAAAAGAGATGACTAAAGTTTATTAAGCTAGGAGTGTGACGTCACACATCGCCTCTTGGGTATGAGAATAAGAATGTGCttatattttgttgaaaataattcCATTCAGACCGGCCCAAAGAATCATAGGCTTTCGAGTTAACATCAGCCCAAGAAGAAGAGACAGCAGAACTCCCAGAAAAGTTTCATCCC contains these protein-coding regions:
- the LOC133876417 gene encoding D-amino-acid transaminase, chloroplastic-like, producing MENSSSASDLKSDALKVGNGSEFKVHVFSSSSELIEKLHEKWSSVKKQPYPAMYSSIFGGIILDPAMMVIPIDDHMVHRGHGVFDTAVIVDGYLYELDVHLDRFLRSASKAKISSPFPRSALRSVLVQLSAASQCKKGSLRYWLSTGPGDFLLSPTACPTSAFYAVVIDDNFSQCKEGVKVITSTVPMKPPQFATMKNVNYLPNVLAKMEAEEKGASASIWVDEEGYIAEGPNMNVAFINHDKELLLPFFDKILTGCTVKRLIELVPKLVDQGRLKGMRTANLTVEEAKGAAEMMFVGSSRPILPIIMWDEQPIGDGKVGELTMEFSNLLWEDMVAGPETQRIPVPYV